The Xiphophorus couchianus chromosome 5, X_couchianus-1.0, whole genome shotgun sequence genome includes a region encoding these proteins:
- the LOC114145213 gene encoding uncharacterized protein LOC114145213, producing MSTSLARFVPVEIPVRICDCPSECLRIKAGKAVTVVTINGRYDLSMPELRCEGCEASWTCGVHDLNLTDYWPATLHFSTLYATDVLFTFEEMKMAAPGLSCQAFLNMLDQRTVRFGRTGKISADSFPKSFFEWEAIRYELDKMLRKDPFKCQACTPDMLAVSVDGNRKHYRFKNAARSEEQALFQDLFIAKDEDVGQFVDYIHKSTKHTSGRGVCGGQWSAARETSHRSSSKLDEEGLELAVCRHGVLLCALNMYRGEIFAYPLYLQQRLANRRITFFCMDVTCKYWPYLEKVSKSCPELQHLLQMKPFLSVFHAKAHDFKCEAKWSGAYQDGAGLTLGEEVEQCNAFLSRIAVTTKHVKSW from the exons atgtcaaCCTCTTTAGCACGATTCGTACCTGTGGAGATCCCAGTTAGAATTTGTGATTGTCCATCAGAGTGTTTGAGGATCAAAGCAGGAAAGGCTGTCACTGTCGTCACAATCAATG gTCGTTATGATCTCAGCATGCCAGAGCTGAGGTGTGAGGGATGTGAGGCTAGTTGGACATGTGGAGTACATGATCTAAATTTAACTGATTACTGGCCAGCTACCCTTCACTTTTCCACTCTATATGCAACTGATGtgctttttacatttgaagAAATGAAGATGGCAGCACCAGGTCTCTCCTGTCAAGCATTTCTTAACATGTTAGACCAACGAACCGTCCGCTTTGGCCGT ACAGGAAAGATATCAGCTGACAGCTTCCCGAAAAGTTTTTTTGAGTGGGAAGCTATAAGATATGAGTTGGATAAAATGTTAAGGAAGGATCCCTTCAAGTGTCAAGCTTGTACCCCGGATATGCTTGCAGTTTCAGTGGATGGAAACCGCAAGCATTACCGTTTCAAGAATGCAGCAAG atcgGAGGAACAGGCCCTATTTCAGGACCTGTTCATAGCCAAGGATGAAGACGTAGGACAATTTGTGGACTATATACACAAATCAACCAAACAT ACTTCTGGAAGAGGTGTCTGTGGTGGGCAATGGTCAGCAGCCAGAGAGACCTCTCACAGATCCAGCAGCAAACTGGACGAGGAGGGATTGGAGCTAGCGGTGTGCAGACATGGGGTGCTACTTTGTGCTCTGAACATGTATAGGGGTGAGATATTTGCATACCCCTTGTACTTGCAGCAAAGGCTGGCCAACAGACGGATCACATTTTTTTGCATGGATGTAACATGCAAGTACTGGCCATATCTTGAGAAAGTATCAAAAAGCTGTCCTGAGCTCCAACACCTGCTTCAAATGAAGCCATTCCTCTCCGTGTTCCATGCCAAAGCCCATGACTTCAAATGTGAG GCTAAGTGGAGTGGAGCATATCAAGATGGTGCTGGCTTGACTCTAGGGGAAGAAGTTGAGCAGTGCAATGCATTTCTCTCAAGGATTGCTGTTACGACAAAACATGTCAAAAGCTGGTGA
- the LOC114145018 gene encoding uncharacterized protein LOC114145018: protein MDSAEIAVRKLHALGYKPILFFAKEDKSSSKWVADVITLLEPTATTNNFLEKIQRAYEFLLPEATSVPVQPDTSTEQQVFSPKEQWADEKAENLVYEPTETIAEEEPVIVLDLVPVSPPIVPSSPAFQKKKRARSTSPPAPPPTLPSVSPIDQPNQHSYESPAAHAISLRQGGLFENKKRKGCRKCSRQKVFLFDSITGHRTNAGKEEVKIHWLPCSACGKIWDDTWAPASEFTHVAVPQELLPSDSKQVLP from the exons ATGGATTCTGCGGAAATTGCA GTTCGCAAACTTCATGCTTTAGGCTATAagcctattttattttttgctaaggAAGATAAGTCTTCAAGCAAGTGGGTAGCAGATGTAATTACTCTTTTGGAGCCCACTGCTACTACAAATAATTTTCTTGAGAAGATTCAAAGGGCTTATGAATTTCTCCTCCCTGAAG CCACGTCTGTACCAGTGCAGCCCGACACCTCCACGGAACAGCAGGTTTTTTCACCCAAAGAGCAGTGGGCTGATGAAAAAGCTGAGAACCTGGTCTATGAACCAACAGAGACCATAGCTGAGGAAGAGCCTGTGATTGTGCTTGATCTGGTTCCTGTTTCTCCTCCTATTGTTCCTTCTTCTCCGGCTttccagaagaagaaaagagccAGAAGCACCTCTCCACCTGCCCCTCCTCCTACTCTGCCATCTGTCTCTCCCATAGACCAGCCAAATCAACATTCATATGAATCGCCTGCTGCCCATGCCATCTCGTTACGTCAGGGTGGCCTATTTGAAAATAAGAAGAGAAAGG gTTGCCGGAAATGTAGCAGACAAAAGGTGTTCCTGTTTGACTCAATCACTGGGCATAGGACTAATGCG GGCAAAGAGGAAGTAAAAATTCATTGGTTGCCCTGCTCTGCTTG CGGGAAAATCTGGGATGACACCTGGGCACCTGCAAGTGAATTCACACATGTTGCTGTCCCCCAAGAGCTTCTTCCTTCAGACAGCAAACAAGTCCTTCCATGA